One genomic segment of Candidatus Protochlamydia phocaeensis includes these proteins:
- a CDS encoding glycosyl hydrolase family 18 protein — protein sequence MSSISPLSGRSPEADQIYQQYLAYYADINTKIHTIDQMPQTADTQEARSKLLDLQQQLYPLYTKEYNSSSASLASFIGDAASIESQVLEIYNSVTSQTTSPPVTSPPTDSSSSPISVYTATQRSPDADQIYQQYLSYYNDINTKIRDIDALPYEQRTLASVQQDRAQLQALQQQLAPIYKNQYNSSSATLASFVSAVASIEEQVTQVYNAAMNATVPTSPPVTPPDTPPVTPVTPVTPVDVAPAPSAMSIQNGVWYLDWTSYNYPIPQGVNAVDVFVGNMSLDSSGKPVIGGFGTLSQNPATFAAFIQGCKAQGITVNISIGGSGGSYDNTWDVLTSNNVQSFAQALANFCTSNGISGVDFDCEKFTSATDHPDQQALVGTLIKEFKMINPNFQTSLDTNAGFGPNFPWQGIVQNIMNAAIYSNPTTNQPTSGVDRVNIMAYFNSLSDEQGWVTGWADWLKSNYNLDPAQITVGMDPASGAYDTTAFAAWAAQKGYSTFLWNYDPNQQAASDAIAKNVLAAYQSEAVT from the coding sequence ATGTCTTCTATTTCTCCTCTTTCAGGCAGAAGCCCTGAAGCTGATCAAATTTATCAGCAATATTTGGCTTATTATGCCGATATCAATACGAAAATTCATACCATTGATCAAATGCCGCAAACAGCCGATACTCAAGAGGCTAGAAGTAAGCTTCTCGATCTGCAGCAGCAATTATATCCCCTTTATACAAAAGAGTATAACAGTTCAAGCGCAAGCCTTGCCTCGTTTATTGGCGATGCGGCATCGATTGAATCTCAAGTGCTTGAAATTTACAATTCAGTCACGAGTCAAACGACGTCACCGCCGGTCACTTCGCCGCCCACAGATTCCTCGTCTTCTCCCATTTCCGTTTATACAGCTACTCAAAGGAGTCCCGATGCGGATCAAATTTATCAGCAATATTTAAGCTATTATAACGATATCAATACAAAAATCCGGGATATCGATGCCCTTCCTTATGAACAGCGCACCTTGGCAAGCGTACAGCAAGATCGTGCCCAACTGCAGGCCCTTCAGCAGCAGTTAGCTCCTATTTATAAGAATCAATACAATAGTTCAAGCGCGACTTTGGCGAGCTTCGTGAGCGCCGTCGCCTCTATTGAAGAGCAAGTCACGCAGGTCTATAATGCAGCTATGAATGCCACTGTCCCGACTTCGCCTCCTGTGACTCCGCCTGACACGCCTCCGGTTACTCCTGTGACTCCGGTTACACCAGTTGATGTCGCGCCCGCGCCTTCTGCAATGAGCATTCAAAATGGAGTTTGGTACTTAGATTGGACAAGTTACAATTATCCCATTCCGCAAGGCGTGAATGCCGTCGATGTTTTTGTCGGTAACATGAGCCTTGATTCAAGCGGCAAGCCCGTGATTGGAGGCTTCGGTACTTTGTCTCAAAATCCGGCGACTTTTGCAGCTTTTATACAGGGATGCAAAGCCCAAGGGATAACGGTAAATATTTCGATCGGAGGAAGCGGGGGCTCTTATGACAATACATGGGATGTTCTGACAAGTAATAATGTCCAAAGCTTTGCCCAAGCTCTTGCCAATTTTTGCACGTCTAATGGAATAAGCGGGGTAGACTTCGATTGCGAAAAGTTTACTTCGGCAACAGACCATCCTGACCAGCAAGCCCTTGTTGGGACTTTGATTAAAGAATTTAAAATGATCAACCCCAATTTCCAAACCAGCCTCGATACGAATGCCGGTTTTGGGCCTAATTTTCCCTGGCAAGGCATTGTTCAAAATATTATGAATGCGGCCATTTATTCCAATCCAACGACAAATCAGCCGACAAGCGGCGTCGATCGCGTCAATATTATGGCCTATTTTAACTCTCTTTCAGATGAACAGGGATGGGTTACAGGGTGGGCTGACTGGCTTAAGAGCAACTACAATTTAGATCCTGCTCAAATCACTGTAGGAATGGATCCTGCATCCGGCGCTTACGACACAACCGCTTTTGCCGCTTGGGCTGCACAAAAAGGCTATAGCACTTTTTTATGGAACTATGATCCCAACCAGCAGGCCGCTTCAGATGCCATTGCTAAAAATGTATTGGCAGCTTATCAATCTGAGGCTGTAACTTAG
- a CDS encoding TetR/AcrR family transcriptional regulator, with protein MKEEKKRSYYSENRDAQAAQTRCHILKAAKRLFQTEGFDRVTINKLAQAAEVSMPTIYAIFKSKRGILQSLIDEAFPPEQFAALIDNSMQEESPKNCLSLTAKLSRQIYDAEKELMDILRGASVVAPEFKELEQEREQRRYNRQGEYINKMMKAKFLAKGLPLQKARDILWTLTGRDMYRMLVVERKWSSDEYEEWLAQLLIHSLLDIERK; from the coding sequence ATGAAAGAAGAGAAAAAAAGATCTTATTATTCCGAAAACAGGGATGCGCAGGCAGCACAGACGAGATGCCACATTCTGAAAGCTGCCAAAAGACTCTTTCAGACTGAGGGATTCGACCGTGTCACAATAAACAAGCTTGCTCAAGCGGCTGAAGTGTCCATGCCGACTATTTATGCCATATTTAAATCCAAACGAGGGATCTTGCAGTCCTTGATCGACGAAGCTTTTCCTCCCGAACAATTTGCGGCACTCATAGACAATTCTATGCAAGAAGAGTCTCCCAAAAATTGTCTGAGCCTAACGGCAAAATTGTCGCGTCAAATCTATGATGCGGAAAAAGAGTTGATGGATATTTTGCGCGGCGCTTCCGTCGTGGCGCCGGAATTTAAAGAACTCGAACAGGAAAGAGAACAACGGCGCTATAACAGGCAAGGAGAATACATCAACAAGATGATGAAAGCAAAATTTCTGGCTAAAGGATTGCCCCTCCAAAAAGCGCGGGATATTCTATGGACGCTAACAGGTCGCGACATGTACCGCATGCTTGTCGTGGAAAGAAAATGGTCATCCGATGAATATGAAGAGTGGTTAGCCCAGCTTTTAATCCACTCTTTGCTGGATATAGAACGGAAATAA
- a CDS encoding aminotransferase class I/II-fold pyridoxal phosphate-dependent enzyme, protein MQRSPIVLFLLSLLLGPFLYSTEAEKKAEQNKKDVIFLQPNTTQLFTELYQAYGLLHPPSRTFFEDALYLDQSTPTTILPLQFSNQVIFDHASAVLSQFHKRVNDLELYIDPHKQKPVFYTAAGSKHLIVALVYAIAMSEPNKKFVFVEQSPFYSGHPNAVTGIFNYPNARFLAFHTPSDIRVEPDEILVEFVTSPNNPDGKFRQPLTDAKIILADFVFASSSFGNEGTGYLEKNIEWIRQARLDGKHVFSFNSASKQFGKTGTRCGYIWYPMEDPYAASIFSKFFGFISASTVAGGASGLAEFLDLIQAFLDLPDTGKALRQDSHKSLVSRHALVEKELLKKYPGSEILSIPGSPTLFAKIKDARIPSKRASDVLLEDLNVYVNSGDTMGETNEFVRLNLSGYSQILVEFLNRLAEAKQYSIQDVLFTSADNCSHRIISDALYFANPGDCLLEVDASREPVEVIFPPFMDYAASKEIKIKKIDASENPVMVKSESFSEVLKNSKDSLTVQWTQPINVKGTWKIIDRKKLERSKE, encoded by the coding sequence ATGCAAAGATCGCCGATTGTTTTATTTTTATTGAGTTTGTTATTGGGACCGTTCCTTTATTCAACGGAAGCGGAGAAAAAAGCCGAACAGAATAAGAAAGACGTCATCTTTCTTCAGCCAAACACCACTCAATTGTTTACCGAACTTTATCAAGCCTATGGCTTGCTGCATCCACCGTCCAGAACTTTTTTTGAAGACGCCCTTTATCTCGATCAGTCCACGCCAACGACCATTCTTCCGCTGCAGTTTTCCAACCAGGTCATTTTCGATCATGCGAGCGCTGTCCTTTCTCAATTCCATAAACGGGTGAATGACTTAGAGCTTTATATAGACCCCCATAAACAAAAGCCTGTCTTTTATACCGCAGCCGGATCAAAGCATTTGATTGTTGCGCTTGTCTATGCGATTGCCATGTCGGAGCCCAATAAGAAATTTGTATTTGTGGAGCAATCCCCTTTTTATTCCGGTCACCCGAATGCTGTGACAGGGATATTCAATTATCCAAACGCCCGCTTTCTTGCCTTCCATACCCCTTCTGATATTCGCGTTGAACCGGATGAAATTTTGGTAGAGTTTGTGACGTCGCCGAATAATCCGGACGGCAAATTTCGCCAGCCCTTAACAGATGCGAAGATTATTTTGGCTGATTTTGTATTTGCGTCTTCTTCTTTTGGAAATGAAGGGACCGGATATCTAGAAAAAAATATTGAATGGATCAGACAGGCACGCCTGGACGGCAAGCATGTTTTTAGCTTTAACTCTGCTTCAAAACAATTTGGAAAAACAGGCACGCGTTGCGGATACATTTGGTATCCCATGGAAGATCCCTATGCCGCTTCTATCTTTAGTAAGTTTTTCGGATTTATATCCGCCTCTACTGTAGCAGGCGGAGCAAGCGGACTTGCTGAATTTTTAGATCTTATCCAAGCTTTTTTAGACCTTCCCGATACAGGAAAAGCCCTTAGGCAAGATAGCCATAAAAGTTTAGTTAGCCGTCACGCGCTTGTGGAAAAAGAATTACTCAAAAAATATCCAGGCTCAGAGATTCTAAGCATTCCGGGAAGCCCTACCCTTTTTGCTAAAATTAAAGATGCCCGCATTCCAAGTAAAAGAGCTTCCGATGTGCTCCTTGAGGATTTAAATGTCTATGTCAATAGCGGAGACACGATGGGAGAAACAAATGAATTTGTTCGCTTGAATCTATCGGGCTATAGTCAAATTTTGGTTGAATTTCTCAATCGCCTTGCAGAAGCAAAACAATATTCTATCCAAGATGTTTTATTTACTTCTGCCGATAATTGTTCCCATCGCATCATTTCTGATGCCCTTTATTTTGCAAATCCGGGAGATTGCCTATTGGAAGTCGATGCTTCCAGAGAACCCGTTGAAGTGATATTCCCTCCCTTCATGGATTATGCCGCAAGCAAAGAAATAAAGATAAAAAAAATAGATGCCTCAGAGAATCCGGTTATGGTTAAATCCGAAAGTTTTAGCGAGGTCCTTAAAAACTCAAAGGACAGTTTAACTGTTCAATGGACCCAACCGATCAATGTGAAAGGAACCTGGAAAATCATAGATAGGAAAAAGCTAGAGCGTTCTAAAGAATAG
- a CDS encoding GatB/YqeY domain-containing protein: MAIVEKINEGIKEAMKSRDQIRLDTLRMLKSKILAVDARGNLPDGEVIKLFKTYSGNLQEALDQAKAVNRPESAERLKKELEIVQEFLPKTPSPEETKKLVEQAIVESGAKTKKDVGLVMKSIMKLNNTVDGKLAKELADQLLAD; this comes from the coding sequence ATGGCGATTGTTGAAAAAATCAATGAAGGCATCAAAGAAGCCATGAAAAGTAGAGACCAAATTAGACTCGATACTTTGCGCATGCTTAAATCTAAAATTTTGGCTGTCGATGCACGAGGCAATCTGCCCGACGGAGAAGTGATCAAGCTTTTTAAAACTTATTCGGGCAACCTGCAGGAAGCCCTGGATCAGGCAAAAGCCGTAAATCGCCCTGAAAGCGCCGAACGGTTAAAAAAAGAATTAGAAATTGTTCAAGAGTTTTTGCCCAAGACACCTTCGCCAGAAGAAACCAAAAAGCTTGTTGAGCAAGCCATTGTCGAATCAGGAGCGAAGACTAAAAAAGATGTCGGACTAGTCATGAAAAGCATTATGAAGCTTAATAACACCGTTGATGGAAAGTTAGCTAAAGAACTGGCTGATCAATTGCTGGCTGATTAA
- a CDS encoding flavin reductase family protein — protein sequence MKSYTKKDFPVWNVRRFLEPGPIVLVSSAWEGKANIMTMGWHMIMETDPSLIGCYIWTANHSFNMIRKSKECVINIPTIEIASSVVGIGNCSGRDVNKFEEFNLTPSPGKIVHAPLIKECYANFECKLIDSSLIKKYSLFILEVVKAHVAISPTFPKTIHYRGEGLFMISGPTIKKYRKLFKPENL from the coding sequence ATGAAAAGCTACACTAAAAAAGATTTTCCCGTCTGGAATGTCCGCCGCTTTCTCGAGCCTGGCCCAATTGTCTTAGTCAGCTCGGCCTGGGAAGGCAAAGCCAATATTATGACGATGGGATGGCATATGATTATGGAAACCGATCCCTCCTTAATTGGATGTTATATTTGGACAGCCAATCATAGCTTCAATATGATTCGGAAAAGCAAAGAATGCGTTATCAATATTCCGACAATTGAAATCGCATCCAGTGTGGTAGGGATTGGCAATTGCTCAGGCCGCGATGTAAATAAATTCGAAGAATTTAACCTGACCCCTTCTCCAGGCAAAATTGTCCATGCCCCCTTGATCAAAGAATGCTATGCCAATTTTGAATGCAAGCTGATCGATTCAAGCTTAATTAAAAAATATAGCCTCTTTATCCTAGAAGTTGTAAAGGCTCACGTAGCGATCTCTCCCACGTTTCCCAAGACCATTCATTATCGAGGCGAAGGGTTGTTTATGATTTCTGGACCGACAATCAAAAAATATCGGAAATTATTCAAGCCCGAGAATCTATAA
- a CDS encoding nuclear transport factor 2 family protein, whose amino-acid sequence MEANHEAQAEDYYKLIGEKNAEFQKYLHPDVEFYGPLATLKGKGSVIEATSRFMQTFKSLAIRAKFGAGDQAMIVYEVDVPGIAKDFPGASLLSFREGLIARIQLFYDGSRFVEKKEEIFSKN is encoded by the coding sequence GTGGAAGCAAATCATGAAGCGCAAGCTGAAGACTATTACAAGTTAATTGGAGAAAAGAATGCAGAATTCCAAAAGTATTTGCATCCTGATGTGGAATTCTACGGCCCTTTGGCAACTTTAAAGGGGAAAGGCTCGGTCATTGAAGCGACTAGCCGTTTTATGCAGACTTTTAAATCTCTTGCCATACGAGCTAAATTTGGCGCCGGAGACCAAGCCATGATCGTCTATGAGGTAGATGTTCCCGGGATAGCCAAAGATTTTCCCGGTGCTTCACTGTTAAGTTTTCGGGAGGGATTGATTGCTAGGATTCAGCTATTCTATGATGGTAGCCGTTTCGTAGAAAAGAAAGAAGAGATTTTCTCAAAAAATTAG
- a CDS encoding sugar O-acetyltransferase → MKTELEKMLNGELYNAYDPQLVGLRAKARTLLSQYNLIPYEQMEERKVFLKQLLGSFKDKIDIQAPFYCDYGCNIFAGENLYANFNCVILDCAKVTLGDNVLLGPNVQLYAGFHPLLASERLKGLELALPVNIGNNVWIGGGAIVCPGVTIGDNTTIGAGSVVVKDIPANVIAAGNPCRVMRELDNS, encoded by the coding sequence ATGAAGACAGAATTAGAGAAAATGCTAAATGGCGAGTTGTATAATGCTTATGATCCGCAACTTGTCGGCTTAAGGGCGAAAGCGCGTACGCTGCTGTCTCAGTATAATCTTATTCCTTATGAACAGATGGAGGAAAGGAAGGTTTTTCTAAAGCAATTATTGGGAAGCTTTAAGGATAAGATTGATATTCAAGCGCCTTTTTATTGTGATTATGGCTGCAATATTTTTGCAGGCGAAAATCTATACGCTAACTTTAATTGCGTCATTCTAGATTGCGCAAAGGTCACTCTAGGGGATAATGTTCTTTTAGGCCCTAATGTGCAATTATATGCAGGTTTTCATCCTCTCCTTGCATCGGAAAGATTAAAAGGGCTCGAATTGGCATTGCCTGTCAATATTGGAAATAATGTTTGGATAGGTGGAGGAGCCATTGTTTGTCCCGGAGTGACAATTGGAGATAATACCACCATAGGAGCAGGAAGTGTGGTCGTAAAAGATATACCAGCCAATGTCATAGCTGCAGGAAATCCTTGCAGAGTCATGCGAGAATTGGATAATTCTTAA
- a CDS encoding DUF1796 family putative cysteine peptidase, whose amino-acid sequence MICLTLCFLFRYLPLQGDTHYISLGRDCQVSCQLALYNLRSAAYPLDWIVSHHFEGVIEVFKDDFNYFLDPAFLEYKTTYIENTYYQFLYNHFFPVVGYVPKEDIVVKGTIVPNYLDYLPNVQATQGRRIQRLMNLLSSKERIIFIRSHSTPDEARAFMRMLKEKYPHPDIFLVVVHERKDLIGDWHIPNVLNFYASQKSGFADWWEASEWAKIFSHIQDWLNNQAVLYTP is encoded by the coding sequence ATGATATGTTTAACCCTTTGTTTTTTATTCCGTTATCTGCCCCTACAAGGCGACACACATTATATTAGTTTGGGACGGGACTGCCAAGTGTCCTGCCAATTGGCACTTTATAATCTTCGATCAGCTGCTTACCCGTTAGATTGGATAGTGTCTCATCATTTTGAGGGAGTCATAGAAGTATTCAAAGATGATTTTAACTATTTTCTTGATCCAGCCTTTTTAGAATACAAGACGACGTATATTGAGAATACGTATTATCAATTTCTTTATAATCACTTTTTCCCTGTAGTTGGATACGTTCCAAAAGAAGATATCGTCGTTAAGGGCACTATTGTGCCTAATTATTTAGATTATCTTCCAAATGTGCAAGCCACTCAAGGCAGGCGTATTCAACGCTTAATGAACCTTCTATCCTCCAAAGAAAGAATTATTTTTATTCGCTCTCATTCTACCCCTGATGAGGCAAGAGCCTTTATGCGTATGCTAAAAGAAAAATATCCTCATCCTGATATTTTTTTAGTTGTGGTGCATGAAAGAAAAGACCTGATTGGAGATTGGCATATTCCGAATGTATTGAATTTTTATGCAAGTCAAAAGAGTGGCTTTGCAGACTGGTGGGAAGCTAGCGAATGGGCAAAGATTTTTTCCCACATTCAAGATTGGCTGAACAATCAGGCAGTCTTATACACCCCATAA
- a CDS encoding DUF4136 domain-containing protein, with the protein MNKILMCLVVFLLSSCSSVKVYKLTRCDTPGLSGEFYQNEIFLAEHSDCKDAFETKRIKDKIELYLASKGYHLSSKEKDELPRFLMLFTWKTEKETKQTLLPVYQPGQTVYSSGSIYGAAGFNSYSGTSTSSGSIATIPYAYDVHRADLKVFVIDTEKYRKNPGSPSSVVWSATSFLSESKEGDIDKMINYLIVALFDRFGALSDEAADEYEFKGNEKELEILTDFNDKTHAIHKRKLPSQ; encoded by the coding sequence ATGAATAAAATATTAATGTGTCTTGTTGTTTTTTTATTATCTTCTTGTTCGAGTGTGAAAGTCTATAAATTAACAAGGTGCGATACGCCTGGACTAAGCGGTGAATTTTATCAAAATGAAATTTTTTTAGCGGAACATTCAGATTGTAAGGATGCTTTTGAAACCAAAAGAATAAAAGATAAAATTGAGCTGTATCTAGCATCGAAAGGATATCATCTTTCTTCAAAAGAGAAGGACGAGTTGCCTCGGTTTCTTATGCTTTTTACATGGAAGACGGAAAAAGAGACAAAACAGACGCTCCTTCCAGTCTATCAGCCCGGGCAGACTGTTTATAGCTCGGGCAGTATTTATGGGGCTGCCGGCTTTAATTCCTATAGCGGAACATCCACATCTTCCGGCTCCATTGCAACAATTCCCTATGCATATGATGTCCATCGAGCGGACTTAAAAGTGTTCGTGATAGATACTGAAAAATATAGAAAAAATCCCGGTTCGCCTTCTAGCGTTGTTTGGAGCGCTACATCTTTCTTGTCCGAAAGTAAAGAGGGGGATATCGATAAAATGATAAACTATCTAATCGTTGCCCTCTTTGATCGCTTTGGCGCTCTCTCTGATGAAGCAGCTGATGAATATGAGTTTAAAGGAAATGAAAAAGAGTTGGAAATCTTAACAGATTTCAATGACAAAACCCATGCGATCCATAAACGAAAGTTGCCTTCTCAATAA
- a CDS encoding DUF2608 domain-containing protein — protein MKKFYLTVLLALCIFSCQAQITQADDMKDVFHYLKEADSKTLAIFDVDMVLVQPSDPAFQMANMKRFGAISKQVMKDIPADKQMLFLSLMTIRSAPVLIDERIPQFLQDIIQRGVPAMAMTANLTGQFGPIPNMEKWRIESLRQVGIDFAKAAPYAAPLIFDDLASYRGHYSTYLNGILFVNGTIIPKGEAFVSFLEKIKDYPEKVIFIDDREDNLKSVEMAIKQLNRGIQYQGIHFIGAQKYPSEMIAEHTFECRWRELAAEAKEMD, from the coding sequence ATGAAGAAATTTTATTTGACAGTTTTGCTGGCCCTTTGCATTTTCTCGTGCCAGGCACAAATCACACAAGCGGATGATATGAAAGACGTTTTTCATTATTTGAAAGAGGCAGATTCAAAGACATTGGCTATTTTTGATGTCGATATGGTTCTCGTTCAGCCTAGCGATCCTGCATTCCAAATGGCTAACATGAAGCGTTTCGGCGCAATTTCTAAACAAGTGATGAAAGATATCCCTGCGGATAAGCAAATGCTATTTTTGAGTTTGATGACTATTCGCTCCGCTCCTGTGCTCATCGATGAGCGCATTCCTCAATTCTTACAAGACATTATTCAGAGGGGAGTGCCGGCAATGGCTATGACTGCTAATTTAACCGGTCAATTTGGTCCGATTCCAAATATGGAAAAGTGGCGAATAGAGAGCCTGCGGCAAGTAGGAATTGATTTTGCTAAGGCGGCTCCTTATGCGGCACCCCTTATATTTGATGATTTGGCTTCTTATAGAGGACATTATTCAACCTATCTTAATGGTATCCTATTTGTTAATGGAACGATAATTCCCAAGGGAGAGGCATTCGTATCTTTTCTCGAAAAAATAAAGGATTATCCGGAAAAAGTCATTTTTATTGATGACCGCGAAGATAATCTGAAGAGTGTAGAAATGGCGATTAAACAGCTTAATAGAGGCATTCAATACCAAGGAATTCATTTCATTGGAGCACAAAAATATCCATCCGAAATGATTGCAGAACATACATTTGAATGTAGATGGCGCGAGCTTGCGGCTGAAGCAAAAGAGATGGATTAA
- a CDS encoding 3-oxoacyl-ACP reductase family protein, whose translation MQRRLQNKIALVTGGSRGIGAAIARRFAKEGCHVAINFTESQEKAFSLAKELEKEGIQALALQADLADPLQAATLVQKVGEHFGRIDILVNNAGIHAGGAIDAPNLDIERLSRQLAINVGGVFAITRAAIPFIKDGGRIILIGSVNGERITAPGGADYAATKAALIGYTHGWARDLGPKNITVNLVQPGPIDTDMNPDNTEFAEMIKKGVALGRYGKPEEIASAVAFLASPEASYMTGSTLTVDGGFLA comes from the coding sequence ATGCAAAGAAGACTTCAAAATAAAATCGCTCTTGTTACAGGAGGCTCTCGGGGAATAGGAGCAGCTATTGCCAGGCGTTTTGCCAAGGAAGGCTGCCATGTCGCAATCAACTTTACAGAATCCCAAGAAAAAGCCTTTTCCTTAGCAAAGGAACTTGAAAAGGAGGGAATCCAAGCTCTCGCCTTACAAGCCGATTTAGCCGATCCTTTACAGGCCGCTACCCTTGTTCAAAAAGTGGGCGAGCATTTTGGAAGAATTGATATTCTTGTCAATAATGCGGGCATCCATGCAGGAGGCGCTATTGATGCCCCTAATCTGGATATTGAAAGACTCTCCCGGCAACTAGCAATCAATGTGGGAGGGGTCTTCGCCATAACACGTGCAGCTATTCCATTCATCAAAGATGGGGGGCGCATTATCCTTATAGGTTCGGTTAACGGTGAGCGCATAACTGCTCCTGGAGGAGCGGATTATGCGGCCACAAAAGCCGCCCTTATTGGCTATACACACGGTTGGGCAAGAGATCTTGGCCCTAAAAACATCACGGTGAATCTTGTGCAGCCAGGCCCTATCGACACAGATATGAATCCAGACAATACAGAATTTGCCGAAATGATAAAAAAAGGCGTAGCTTTGGGACGTTATGGCAAACCAGAAGAAATCGCATCAGCCGTTGCCTTTCTTGCCAGCCCGGAAGCGTCGTATATGACAGGAAGCACGCTTACTGTTGACGGGGGTTTTTTAGCTTAA
- a CDS encoding aminoglycoside phosphotransferase family protein: MVKKPLSLDQDVINSLKTDYGIEVASLKFLSIGADIHASVYKAEAHNQSSYFVKLRSGHQQDISLIILTQLHEAGIPHIIPPIKTSTGQSSSHVREFTLIVYPFIDGQDGFARNLTDIQWITLGKTLRQVHEFKVPSSVLDHVRRETYSNKWRMAVRSLYTHIEAEPKGDIIALKLLESMKMHRLTIQRLVDRSEALSQKIQNQSPEFVLCHSDIHGGNVIVADNGTIHIVDWDEPILAPKERDLMFIGGGVANVWNNPHEVEFFYRGYGKTEINKDILAYYRHERIVEDIAVYGQSLLLTSDGNDREIMYKHFIAMFEPRGVVDIAFKTEEL; the protein is encoded by the coding sequence ATGGTAAAAAAACCTCTCTCTTTAGATCAAGACGTGATTAATAGCCTAAAGACGGATTATGGGATTGAAGTTGCTTCGCTTAAATTCCTTTCGATAGGTGCGGATATACATGCATCGGTATATAAAGCCGAAGCTCATAATCAAAGCTCTTATTTCGTAAAACTCAGAAGCGGGCATCAACAAGATATCAGCCTTATTATTCTTACACAATTACATGAGGCCGGAATTCCACACATTATCCCTCCCATTAAAACAAGTACCGGCCAATCGAGCAGTCATGTCCGCGAGTTTACTCTAATTGTGTATCCGTTTATAGACGGACAAGATGGATTTGCTCGTAATTTAACGGATATTCAATGGATTACACTCGGAAAAACGTTGAGGCAAGTTCATGAGTTTAAAGTCCCCTCATCCGTTTTAGATCATGTAAGAAGGGAAACTTATTCCAATAAATGGCGAATGGCGGTTCGATCGCTTTATACTCATATTGAAGCTGAACCAAAGGGTGACATAATCGCTTTAAAGCTATTGGAGTCAATGAAGATGCATCGGTTAACAATTCAACGCTTGGTGGATCGATCGGAAGCCCTTAGCCAAAAAATTCAGAATCAATCACCTGAATTCGTTTTGTGTCATTCCGATATTCATGGCGGTAATGTGATCGTGGCAGATAATGGCACTATTCACATCGTGGATTGGGATGAGCCTATCCTGGCACCGAAAGAACGCGATCTTATGTTTATTGGCGGCGGCGTCGCTAATGTGTGGAATAATCCTCACGAAGTAGAGTTTTTTTATAGGGGTTACGGAAAAACTGAAATCAATAAGGACATTTTGGCCTATTATCGGCATGAACGAATCGTAGAAGATATTGCTGTATATGGCCAAAGCTTACTTTTGACAAGTGATGGGAATGATAGGGAAATCATGTACAAGCATTTCATAGCCATGTTTGAACCGCGAGGCGTCGTAGACATCGCATTCAAAACAGAGGAGCTTTAG